A DNA window from Novosphingobium sp. RL4 contains the following coding sequences:
- a CDS encoding LysR family transcriptional regulator: protein MAGENYNELAAFVMVARERSFTRAAAKLGVSQSALSQTIRGLEERLGLRLLTRTTRSVSPTEAGHRLFGTLAPRFEEIAQELVSLSQLRDKPSGTIRINAGEHAALAVLQPALRKFLPDNPDIRVEIVVDNGLTDIVAEGYDAGVRLGDQVAKDMVAVRIGPDLRMAVVGSPEYFARYPVPHTPQDLTRHNCIGIRLPTYGGIFPWDLDKDGHEVNVRIEGQLVFNNIGLRLNSTLDGLGLAYLPEDQVLPYIAQGRLIRVMEDWCGPFPGHHLYYPSRRHASPAFALLVETLRYRP from the coding sequence ATGGCGGGTGAGAACTACAACGAGCTCGCAGCGTTCGTGATGGTCGCGCGTGAGCGCAGTTTTACCCGCGCGGCTGCAAAGCTTGGCGTTTCGCAATCGGCGCTCAGCCAGACGATCCGCGGGCTCGAAGAGCGATTGGGATTGAGGTTGCTCACCCGCACGACCCGCAGCGTATCGCCGACCGAGGCGGGGCACCGCCTGTTCGGCACCCTGGCGCCGCGCTTCGAGGAGATCGCGCAGGAACTCGTCTCGCTAAGCCAGTTGCGCGACAAGCCGTCTGGCACCATCCGCATCAATGCGGGGGAACATGCGGCACTGGCGGTCCTGCAGCCGGCGCTGCGTAAATTCCTGCCCGATAACCCCGACATCCGCGTCGAGATCGTTGTCGACAACGGTCTGACCGACATCGTGGCCGAAGGATATGACGCAGGGGTTCGGTTGGGCGATCAGGTGGCCAAGGACATGGTTGCAGTTCGTATCGGCCCAGATTTGCGCATGGCCGTTGTCGGGTCGCCCGAGTATTTTGCCCGCTATCCCGTTCCGCATACGCCGCAAGACCTGACACGGCACAATTGCATCGGTATCCGGCTGCCCACCTATGGCGGCATTTTCCCGTGGGACCTCGATAAGGACGGGCACGAAGTCAATGTTCGGATCGAGGGGCAACTGGTGTTCAACAACATCGGCCTGCGGCTCAATTCGACGCTGGATGGCCTGGGCCTTGCCTATCTGCCGGAGGATCAGGTTTTGCCCTATATCGCACAAGGCCGCCTGATCCGGGTGATGGAAGACTGGTGCGGACCTTTTCCCGGTCACCATCTCTACTACCCGAGCCGTCGCCACGCTTCTCCCGCCTTCGCCCTGCTGGTCGAGACCTTGCGCTATCGGCCTTGA
- a CDS encoding HlyD family type I secretion periplasmic adaptor subunit produces MNRTMPVSASLPAGFGGDEESRWLRTLGRLRIVPILSIGILAFLVWSYFGVLDEVAVGPGKVTPPSRSQIVQSLEGGIVNGIFVHEGDIVSPRQKLATLDRARFSSMLGEAEAKARALEASAARLEAEINGGTPRFPQAVKDTPGLVAREMELMHSRRQNLAVATASMRQSLALTRRQLAMTEPLVELGAANQVEVIQLRRQENEIQAKLDSLRNQYVIDASADYAKARAELDQVIQVIGGRRDQLDRTTLHSPVRGIVKNLEVTTIGGVIQPGGSLMEIVPLEDQLLIEARVSPRDIAFIRPGQPATVKITAYDPSIYGTLPGTVDRISPDTLQDEVHRDQVYYRVYVRTHNSSLRTKDGREHAIMPGMVATVEIRTGRKTILQYLMKPINKAQEALRER; encoded by the coding sequence ATGAACCGGACCATGCCGGTTTCCGCGAGCCTGCCGGCGGGTTTCGGCGGCGATGAGGAGAGCCGCTGGCTGCGTACCCTGGGGCGTCTGCGCATCGTGCCGATCCTTTCGATCGGCATCCTGGCTTTCCTGGTCTGGAGCTACTTCGGCGTGCTTGACGAAGTGGCCGTGGGGCCAGGCAAAGTGACGCCGCCCTCCCGATCCCAGATTGTTCAGAGTCTGGAGGGGGGGATCGTCAATGGCATCTTCGTCCATGAAGGAGATATCGTCAGCCCGCGCCAGAAGCTGGCCACGCTTGACCGTGCACGCTTCAGTTCCATGCTTGGTGAAGCGGAAGCGAAGGCACGCGCGCTCGAAGCATCAGCAGCCCGCCTTGAAGCCGAGATCAATGGCGGAACGCCTCGCTTTCCGCAGGCGGTGAAGGATACACCGGGTCTCGTCGCGCGCGAGATGGAACTGATGCATTCGCGCCGGCAGAACCTCGCCGTCGCCACCGCGAGCATGCGGCAGTCGCTGGCGCTGACCCGGCGCCAGCTTGCCATGACGGAGCCGCTCGTCGAACTCGGCGCGGCCAATCAGGTGGAAGTGATCCAGCTTCGCCGTCAGGAGAATGAGATCCAGGCCAAGCTTGATTCGCTGCGCAACCAGTACGTCATCGATGCCAGTGCAGACTATGCCAAGGCCCGCGCCGAACTGGATCAGGTGATCCAGGTGATCGGCGGCAGGCGCGACCAGCTTGACCGCACGACGCTTCATTCGCCCGTCCGCGGGATCGTAAAGAACCTGGAAGTCACGACCATCGGCGGCGTCATCCAGCCGGGCGGCTCGCTGATGGAGATCGTGCCGCTGGAGGACCAGCTCCTGATCGAAGCGCGGGTTTCCCCGCGCGACATCGCCTTCATCCGGCCCGGCCAGCCGGCCACCGTAAAAATCACGGCATACGATCCATCCATCTACGGCACTTTACCGGGAACGGTGGACCGCATTTCTCCCGATACCTTGCAGGACGAGGTCCACCGCGATCAGGTCTATTACCGCGTCTACGTTCGCACCCACAATTCCAGCCTGCGGACGAAAGACGGGCGCGAGCATGCGATCATGCCGGGAATGGTGGCTACGGTGGAAATCCGCACCGGTCGGAAAACCATACTCCAGTACCTGATGAAGCCGATCAACAAGGCGCAAGAAGCGCTGCGGGAGCGCTAG
- a CDS encoding fumarylacetoacetate hydrolase family protein produces MKLIRFQSDQGARIGIVEHDNVLDLTTTNIPYRTMTEVIAAGSKGLDILRQAASAASVRPLSEVQLLAPIERPGKYLAIGMNYAKHLEEADKLGVARSKHQVWFNKQTSCLSGPYDGIEPGITEKLDYEVELAVVIGRPAKAVSETDALDYIFGYTVTNDVSARDWQFHSPTFTMGKSFDTHGPIGPWLVTADEVPNPQALNLRSYVNGELRQSNNTGNMIHSIAAQISYLSQAFTLEPGDLIATGTPEGVGVGREPPVFLGSGDVVRCEVDGIGAIENRVI; encoded by the coding sequence ATGAAACTCATCCGCTTCCAATCGGACCAAGGCGCCCGCATCGGCATCGTAGAGCACGATAACGTCCTGGATCTTACGACGACCAACATTCCGTATCGCACTATGACGGAGGTCATAGCGGCGGGCTCAAAAGGCTTGGATATTCTTCGGCAGGCTGCATCCGCAGCATCGGTGCGGCCGCTCTCCGAAGTTCAATTGCTTGCCCCCATCGAGCGGCCTGGCAAGTACCTCGCCATCGGTATGAACTATGCCAAGCATCTCGAAGAGGCCGACAAACTAGGCGTCGCGCGATCCAAGCACCAAGTCTGGTTCAACAAGCAAACGAGCTGCCTCTCCGGTCCCTACGACGGGATTGAACCGGGTATCACGGAAAAGCTGGATTACGAAGTTGAACTCGCAGTCGTGATCGGGCGGCCCGCCAAGGCCGTTTCAGAAACGGACGCACTCGATTACATCTTCGGATACACCGTAACCAACGATGTGTCGGCCAGAGATTGGCAGTTCCACTCACCGACCTTCACTATGGGCAAGTCGTTCGACACGCATGGGCCGATCGGCCCATGGCTGGTGACAGCTGATGAAGTCCCGAACCCGCAGGCGCTCAATCTGCGAAGCTATGTCAACGGGGAACTGCGGCAAAGCAATAACACTGGGAACATGATCCACAGCATCGCTGCCCAGATTTCCTATCTGTCCCAGGCATTTACGCTCGAGCCGGGCGATCTCATTGCCACGGGGACGCCTGAAGGCGTCGGAGTGGGTCGAGAGCCCCCTGTTTTCCTCGGGTCTGGCGACGTTGTCCGATGCGAAGTCGACGGCATTGGCGCAATAGAAAACAGAGTAATCTAG
- a CDS encoding TolC family protein yields the protein MTFTWRRIAGAAVFLMAGMMAEKLAAQDGEGASRNFEQPGGPELAERVPANLDIAQAVALTLARHPQIARANAALARGRADLGAARAAWYPQLSYQANLGPNMLTDRNGSGLNQNMAGPSVYLQQQVWDFGRSRGEIGAARSTTSQRRFELESVADQLAEQGALAFLEVRRFEQLSAEAARQVEELERLRELIGFRVRAGISDKSDLMLADVRVESARGEAIQAQTALAIASAALANLIGGVALTYADPSAEISRLEAGDEEPDYDRLPAIAAAQEAENAAAARIGQAKAERYPRLGLQMGYTRNNYTYNTRDNAFTALVTVTGDVYRRGNRYLVQAAEEDRRAADATREAAIMEARGKALSARQEIRAGHLRIAAYSHQEEQAITASRIFFEEYKLGKRTLTELLNTQLEIYRAASARIVAEHDIMGARVRFENLCGTLRPSLGLPARLIEEEDLHG from the coding sequence ATGACCTTTACGTGGCGCAGGATCGCCGGAGCGGCCGTGTTTCTTATGGCCGGGATGATGGCGGAGAAGTTGGCAGCGCAAGATGGCGAAGGAGCTTCACGAAACTTCGAACAACCGGGTGGCCCTGAACTGGCTGAACGGGTTCCGGCCAACCTCGACATCGCGCAGGCCGTTGCGCTGACGCTGGCGCGGCACCCGCAGATCGCCCGGGCCAATGCCGCGCTGGCGCGGGGCCGGGCCGATCTCGGCGCGGCACGCGCGGCCTGGTATCCGCAGCTTTCCTACCAGGCCAATCTCGGGCCGAACATGCTCACGGACAGGAACGGTTCCGGGCTCAACCAGAACATGGCCGGGCCAAGCGTCTATCTGCAGCAGCAGGTCTGGGACTTCGGACGATCCAGGGGAGAAATCGGCGCGGCCCGTTCAACGACGAGCCAGCGCCGGTTCGAACTGGAATCGGTGGCGGATCAGCTTGCCGAACAGGGTGCGCTGGCGTTTCTCGAAGTGCGCCGTTTCGAGCAGCTGTCGGCCGAAGCGGCGCGGCAGGTGGAGGAACTGGAGCGGCTGCGGGAACTGATCGGATTTCGGGTTCGCGCCGGCATATCCGACAAGTCCGACCTCATGCTGGCCGACGTAAGAGTGGAAAGCGCGCGCGGTGAAGCGATCCAGGCACAGACCGCGCTTGCGATCGCGAGCGCGGCCTTGGCGAACCTGATCGGCGGGGTCGCCCTGACCTATGCCGATCCATCTGCCGAGATTTCGCGCCTCGAAGCCGGGGACGAAGAGCCGGACTATGATCGCTTGCCCGCGATCGCCGCCGCGCAGGAAGCGGAGAACGCCGCTGCGGCCCGGATCGGGCAGGCCAAGGCCGAACGCTATCCCAGGCTTGGGCTGCAAATGGGCTACACCCGCAACAACTACACCTACAACACACGGGACAATGCCTTCACGGCGCTGGTGACGGTGACGGGCGATGTCTACCGCCGGGGCAACCGCTATCTCGTTCAAGCTGCCGAGGAAGACCGCCGCGCGGCTGACGCGACGCGGGAAGCGGCCATCATGGAAGCGCGAGGCAAGGCTCTTTCCGCGCGGCAGGAAATCCGTGCCGGCCACTTGCGGATCGCCGCCTATTCGCATCAGGAAGAGCAGGCGATCACCGCCAGCCGCATCTTCTTCGAGGAATACAAGCTGGGCAAGCGAACGCTGACCGAACTGCTCAACACCCAGCTTGAAATCTACCGCGCCGCCAGTGCCCGGATCGTGGCCGAACATGACATCATGGGCGCGCGCGTCCGGTTCGAGAACCTTTGCGGGACGCTGCGTCCCTCGCTGGGCCTTCCCGCGCGCCTCATCGAGGAAGAAGACCTGCATGGCTGA
- a CDS encoding bifunctional 3-(3-hydroxy-phenyl)propionate/3-hydroxycinnamic acid hydroxylase — MNNNTFDVILIGYGPVSESLALMLSRQGRSVAIFERWTTRYRLPRAVCVDHELYRVLAATGLREELPSLTHPGSLYQWFNAQWQELLVIDWGKPAISGGPEINFVHQPTLETALDEKVQAQPTVSLNLGWEAIEVTQDENTAQVTLKSVETGEVKQVSARYIVGCDGANSLVRRSIGSQQEDRGFQADWLVVDVLLKDGVTVEGLGIPEAGQYCNPDRPTTIVPAGVRDGKKFRRWEFMRLPGETVEDLEQESYVWKLLEAWAGPDEVELVRHKVYNFRSLIADRWRDRRLMIAGDAAHVMPPFLGQGMCAGLRDSWNLAWKLGLILDGKADDSLLDSYQIERLPHVSQIIDMAIFLGKIICIPDPEEAANRDRLFLEGRAPAMPPFPQLISGLLRRDGEGQLQAGAGLLSPHSVIKQGSVISPLDEVTGAGSHFVIISRALSAEKHLSDRDLLKLEELGVAFVNIDAPDGEPSWKDVDGRIHAFLDAQGWSAMIIRPDFYVFGGAVGACDLPPLVEALFNELSSAGVKIDDRRPIAPRKENA; from the coding sequence ATGAACAACAACACTTTTGATGTGATTCTGATCGGTTACGGACCTGTCAGCGAGTCGCTTGCCTTGATGCTCTCAAGACAGGGGCGATCCGTCGCGATCTTTGAACGCTGGACGACACGCTATCGTCTTCCCCGGGCTGTGTGCGTCGACCACGAGCTATACCGTGTCCTCGCCGCGACCGGATTGCGTGAAGAGCTCCCTTCCCTCACCCACCCAGGGTCGCTCTATCAATGGTTCAACGCGCAGTGGCAGGAGCTTCTGGTAATTGACTGGGGCAAGCCGGCGATCTCCGGTGGGCCCGAAATCAACTTCGTCCACCAACCGACGCTCGAGACGGCGCTTGACGAAAAAGTTCAAGCCCAGCCAACGGTTAGCCTCAACCTGGGTTGGGAGGCGATCGAGGTCACCCAAGATGAAAATACCGCGCAAGTTACGCTAAAATCAGTCGAAACTGGAGAAGTGAAGCAGGTTTCGGCACGGTATATTGTCGGCTGTGACGGCGCCAATTCCCTCGTGCGGCGTTCGATTGGTTCGCAGCAAGAGGATCGAGGCTTCCAGGCCGATTGGCTGGTGGTCGACGTGCTTCTGAAAGATGGCGTAACCGTCGAAGGTCTAGGAATTCCGGAGGCCGGCCAATATTGTAACCCCGACCGGCCGACGACCATCGTGCCGGCCGGCGTGCGCGATGGAAAGAAATTCCGTCGCTGGGAGTTCATGCGGCTTCCCGGTGAAACTGTCGAGGATCTGGAACAGGAGTCCTACGTCTGGAAGCTCCTGGAAGCCTGGGCCGGGCCTGATGAGGTCGAATTGGTTCGGCACAAAGTCTACAATTTCAGGTCTCTGATAGCGGATCGCTGGAGAGATCGCCGCCTCATGATTGCCGGTGACGCAGCGCATGTCATGCCGCCGTTCCTGGGGCAGGGAATGTGCGCGGGGCTTCGCGACAGCTGGAACCTTGCCTGGAAACTGGGCCTGATCCTGGATGGCAAGGCAGACGACAGTCTCCTCGATAGCTACCAAATCGAACGGCTCCCACACGTGAGCCAGATTATCGATATGGCCATCTTCCTCGGCAAGATCATCTGCATCCCCGATCCGGAAGAAGCAGCAAACCGCGACCGCCTCTTCCTTGAGGGGCGTGCGCCAGCCATGCCCCCCTTCCCGCAGTTAATCTCAGGCTTGCTACGCCGAGATGGCGAAGGCCAGCTACAGGCCGGCGCCGGGCTGCTCTCGCCCCATTCCGTCATCAAGCAAGGAAGCGTGATAAGCCCACTGGACGAGGTCACCGGCGCCGGAAGTCACTTTGTCATTATCTCTCGCGCGCTTAGCGCCGAAAAACATCTGTCCGATCGCGATCTCCTCAAATTGGAGGAATTGGGCGTGGCATTCGTCAACATCGATGCGCCCGATGGCGAGCCGAGTTGGAAGGATGTGGACGGGCGCATCCATGCATTCCTTGATGCCCAAGGCTGGTCAGCAATGATCATTCGCCCCGACTTCTATGTCTTCGGCGGCGCCGTCGGCGCCTGCGATCTTCCACCACTGGTTGAAGCCCTTTTTAACGAACTCAGCAGCGCCGGCGTCAAAATCGACGATCGCCGCCCAATCGCACCGCGCAAGGAGAACGCATGA
- a CDS encoding TetR/AcrR family transcriptional regulator yields the protein MSTLNATVSADTTASGTPREDHRVRVAREKRERMRAHLLQSVLAVCAGKRLTGATVIEDVVRHADVSRGTFYKYFDSLDEAVIQLAFQLAEEMTQGIASVYDVLDDPVARTATGFQTFLARALIDVEWGGFLTHLGLMDGEAGLISAKVKGDIRAGVRSGAYSVLSVDLAADLLMGAKHEAIRRIVSGERDPSYIKGMTAMVLRSFGVPSDEAEVVVDQTFERLLKEAPGKLAWWRPLS from the coding sequence ATGAGCACTCTGAACGCGACCGTATCCGCTGACACAACCGCATCCGGCACTCCTCGCGAAGACCATCGGGTTCGCGTTGCGCGGGAGAAACGTGAGCGGATGCGCGCTCATCTCCTCCAATCCGTCCTCGCGGTTTGTGCAGGCAAGCGGCTTACCGGTGCCACAGTCATCGAGGACGTGGTGCGGCATGCTGACGTTTCGCGCGGCACGTTCTACAAGTATTTCGATTCCCTCGACGAGGCCGTCATTCAGCTGGCCTTTCAACTCGCCGAAGAGATGACGCAGGGCATTGCGAGCGTCTACGATGTCCTTGATGATCCGGTCGCGCGCACTGCTACAGGATTTCAGACATTCCTGGCCCGTGCCTTGATCGATGTGGAATGGGGTGGATTCCTGACTCACCTGGGACTGATGGACGGTGAAGCTGGGCTGATCTCTGCCAAAGTGAAAGGAGATATTCGGGCCGGCGTACGCTCTGGGGCCTATTCCGTTCTCTCGGTGGATTTGGCAGCGGATCTCCTGATGGGCGCAAAGCACGAAGCTATTCGCCGCATTGTTTCAGGTGAGCGGGATCCATCGTACATCAAAGGGATGACGGCTATGGTCTTGCGGAGCTTTGGAGTTCCTTCAGACGAAGCCGAGGTTGTCGTAGATCAGACGTTTGAGCGGCTTTTGAAAGAAGCCCCTGGCAAGCTCGCCTGGTGGCGTCCTCTCAGCTGA
- a CDS encoding aldo/keto reductase: MPQSVPNVTLNNGVEMPSLGFGVFQVPDPAECERSVRDAIDVGYRLLDTATSYGNEEAVGQAIRNHGIARSEPFVTTKLWIEDVSYEGAKAAFERSLNKLQLDYLDLWLIHQPYGDVYGAWRAMQDLHREGRIRAIGVSNFYPDRLLDFVLHNEITPAVNQIEIHPFHQQHDAQALLEEYKVQPEAWGPFAEGKNGLFSNELLASIGQKHGKTVAQVVLRWLNQRGIVAIPKSVRKERMAENFAIFDFALDDGDIAAISALDQKASSFFDHRDPAMVKWLGTRKL; the protein is encoded by the coding sequence ATGCCCCAGTCCGTCCCCAATGTGACCCTGAACAATGGCGTGGAAATGCCGAGCCTCGGCTTTGGCGTTTTCCAGGTTCCCGACCCCGCTGAATGCGAGCGCAGTGTGCGCGACGCCATCGATGTCGGTTATCGCCTGCTCGATACCGCAACCTCCTATGGCAACGAGGAAGCGGTTGGACAGGCCATCCGCAATCATGGCATCGCGCGCAGCGAACCTTTCGTCACGACCAAGCTGTGGATCGAGGACGTCAGCTATGAAGGCGCCAAGGCGGCTTTCGAGCGTTCACTGAACAAGCTGCAGCTCGATTATCTCGACCTGTGGCTGATCCATCAGCCTTATGGCGATGTGTATGGCGCCTGGCGCGCCATGCAGGACCTGCACCGCGAAGGTCGCATCCGGGCTATCGGAGTGAGCAACTTCTATCCCGACCGGCTGCTCGATTTCGTGCTGCACAATGAAATCACCCCTGCGGTCAACCAGATCGAGATCCACCCCTTCCACCAGCAGCACGATGCTCAGGCATTGCTGGAGGAATACAAGGTGCAGCCCGAAGCCTGGGGCCCCTTCGCGGAAGGCAAGAACGGGCTGTTCAGCAACGAGTTGCTGGCCTCGATCGGACAGAAGCACGGCAAGACCGTTGCCCAGGTCGTCCTGCGCTGGCTGAACCAGCGCGGCATCGTCGCAATCCCGAAGTCGGTCCGCAAGGAGCGCATGGCCGAGAATTTCGCGATCTTCGACTTTGCTCTGGACGATGGCGATATCGCAGCGATTTCCGCGCTTGATCAGAAGGCCAGCAGCTTCTTCGACCACCGCGATCCGGCGATGGTCAAATGGCTCGGCACCCGCAAGCTTTGA
- a CDS encoding VOC family protein has product MAVQGVISYTLEVPDISQGIEFYSNAGLIANQKGNIATLTCEGQTRPSIVLLGGYPAKRLHHIRLRASELASIADKVPELGGLIVNAPEGFEAEGLWLSDPHGMLLHLEECSEDAALTKGSPFCINAPGDIVRMRQSAVLPGDDYAPVRPLRLGHVLVFSPDVPKSVRFVTEALGMGLADRAQDVIAFCCARENSDHHVLAFAQSPGTGFHHGSFQVRDPDEVGRGGRALVEKAGKGDWGFGRHTIGSNFFHYIQDPWGSWFEYYSDMDFIDDYSLWTPTNYSMKDSLANWGPAVPTDFVHNYEVDASPER; this is encoded by the coding sequence ATGGCCGTCCAGGGAGTCATTTCATACACCCTTGAAGTTCCTGATATTTCACAAGGTATAGAATTTTATTCGAACGCCGGATTAATTGCCAATCAGAAGGGTAATATTGCAACGCTGACTTGCGAGGGACAAACACGTCCCTCAATAGTCTTGCTTGGAGGCTATCCAGCGAAACGGCTTCACCACATAAGGCTGCGAGCCAGCGAACTTGCTTCGATAGCAGACAAAGTGCCCGAACTCGGCGGGCTTATCGTCAATGCTCCCGAGGGATTCGAGGCCGAAGGCCTATGGCTTTCAGATCCACACGGAATGCTGCTTCACCTGGAGGAATGTTCGGAAGATGCCGCGCTAACGAAAGGCTCGCCCTTCTGCATAAACGCGCCCGGCGACATCGTTCGCATGAGGCAATCTGCGGTCCTGCCTGGAGATGACTACGCCCCTGTCCGACCGCTGCGGCTCGGCCACGTGCTCGTGTTCAGCCCCGATGTTCCCAAAAGCGTTCGTTTTGTGACGGAAGCGCTTGGCATGGGCCTCGCCGATCGCGCCCAGGATGTCATCGCCTTCTGCTGTGCGCGAGAAAACAGCGATCATCACGTCCTGGCCTTTGCACAATCACCGGGGACAGGTTTTCATCATGGAAGCTTTCAGGTCAGAGACCCCGACGAAGTCGGCCGTGGCGGGCGAGCCTTGGTGGAAAAGGCTGGTAAAGGTGACTGGGGATTCGGCCGACACACAATCGGGTCCAACTTCTTCCATTATATACAAGACCCGTGGGGAAGCTGGTTCGAGTATTATTCCGATATGGACTTCATTGATGATTATTCACTTTGGACTCCAACCAACTATTCAATGAAGGACAGCCTCGCCAATTGGGGGCCCGCAGTACCAACCGATTTTGTTCACAACTACGAAGTCGACGCTTCCCCCGAGCGTTAA
- a CDS encoding type I secretion system permease/ATPase, which translates to MADSPEVLHDPWAAAIAALATLKGVPVGVPELARRLYWNEGRGAEEGLAEAARLSGLDFEIVAMGIEDVPQMLLPAIFELRGEGAAIVHSRDAGHVRVTMPWLHRDTPVELALETFRAQVSGRVGFVEPLSTRSRDARLEEFLRRPSRSWVWDIITADRRGYGEVLLASVFGNLLTFATSLFAMQVWDRVIPAQSIPTLWVLALGTGLALLFEFMLRTARVQLVDRIGRRADLAISSRIFARALDIRNDARPRSTGALIAQLRDVEQIREMLTSTTVSALIDVPFVALFLMLFALLAGPLTFVLVGAAVLIVLPGLLLQRPLARLATEGMKEGALRNAILVESIERIDEIKMAQAEPRFQSLWERLSVTGARVGAEQRFLSSFFVNWTQTLQQLAYTVVVVAGAFRVMDGDMTMGALIACSILTSRALVLFVPFGQIFTRWQNARVALGGLEDLFGKPVDHDPERGLLRRPVLKGYYEINDLRYAYDPEGPLALKVERLSIRAGERIALLGRIGAGKSTLLRVLAGLALPSGGDVLLDGSSLAQISPADVRRDISYLGQGAQLFLGTIRENLLIGAPGTSDERILRALAVTGGTGIVQNQPHGLDLLLQEGGAGLSGGQRQTLLLTRALLRGGNILLLDEPSAPLDDISERNLVANLGQWLNGRTLVVTTNRPGLLELVDRIVLIDGGRVALDGAKEAVLAALAMPAALKEKRS; encoded by the coding sequence ATGGCTGACAGTCCGGAAGTGCTGCACGATCCCTGGGCCGCCGCCATCGCGGCGCTCGCTACATTGAAGGGCGTGCCGGTCGGCGTGCCTGAACTGGCGCGGCGGCTCTACTGGAATGAGGGCAGGGGGGCGGAAGAAGGCCTGGCAGAGGCTGCGCGGCTGTCCGGCCTCGATTTCGAGATCGTGGCGATGGGCATTGAAGATGTGCCGCAAATGCTGCTTCCGGCCATCTTCGAACTGCGCGGCGAAGGGGCGGCCATCGTCCACAGCCGCGATGCAGGGCATGTCCGCGTCACGATGCCATGGCTCCACAGGGATACACCGGTCGAACTCGCGCTGGAGACATTCCGCGCGCAGGTTTCGGGGCGGGTCGGCTTCGTCGAACCCCTGTCCACGCGATCGCGAGATGCCCGGTTGGAGGAGTTCCTGCGGCGGCCATCCCGTTCCTGGGTGTGGGATATCATCACCGCGGACCGGCGCGGCTACGGGGAGGTGCTGCTGGCGTCGGTGTTCGGCAACCTGCTCACTTTCGCCACCTCGCTTTTCGCAATGCAGGTTTGGGACCGCGTGATCCCCGCCCAGTCCATTCCCACGCTGTGGGTGCTGGCGCTGGGGACGGGACTGGCGCTGTTATTCGAATTCATGTTGCGCACGGCGCGGGTGCAACTGGTGGACCGCATCGGGCGGCGGGCCGACCTTGCCATTTCCTCGCGGATATTTGCCCGTGCGCTGGACATCCGCAACGATGCCCGCCCGCGATCGACGGGGGCCCTGATCGCGCAATTGCGCGATGTCGAACAGATCCGCGAGATGCTCACCTCCACCACCGTATCGGCCCTGATCGACGTCCCGTTCGTCGCTCTCTTCCTCATGCTGTTCGCCCTGCTGGCAGGGCCGCTCACTTTCGTGCTGGTGGGCGCTGCCGTGCTGATCGTGCTGCCAGGCCTCCTGCTACAGCGGCCGCTTGCCCGGCTGGCGACGGAGGGCATGAAGGAAGGGGCATTGCGAAACGCGATCCTCGTGGAATCGATCGAGCGTATCGACGAGATCAAGATGGCGCAGGCGGAGCCGCGCTTCCAGTCGCTGTGGGAGCGGCTCTCGGTGACGGGTGCGCGCGTCGGCGCGGAGCAGCGTTTCCTGTCCTCGTTTTTCGTCAACTGGACGCAGACCCTTCAGCAACTGGCTTATACGGTCGTCGTCGTCGCCGGGGCATTTCGCGTGATGGACGGCGACATGACGATGGGCGCGCTTATCGCCTGCTCCATCCTGACTAGCCGCGCGCTGGTGCTGTTCGTTCCGTTCGGCCAGATATTCACTCGATGGCAGAATGCCAGGGTCGCACTTGGCGGGCTTGAGGATCTCTTCGGGAAACCGGTCGATCATGATCCCGAGCGGGGGCTGCTGCGTCGCCCCGTGCTCAAGGGATACTACGAGATCAACGATCTGAGATATGCCTATGATCCCGAGGGGCCGCTGGCCCTCAAGGTCGAGCGGCTGTCCATCCGCGCCGGGGAGCGGATTGCCCTGCTGGGACGGATCGGAGCCGGCAAGTCGACTCTGCTGCGAGTCCTTGCGGGGCTGGCCTTGCCATCGGGCGGCGATGTGCTGCTTGACGGCAGCAGTCTTGCGCAGATCAGCCCGGCCGATGTTCGCCGGGACATTTCCTATCTCGGGCAGGGGGCTCAGCTCTTTCTCGGTACGATTCGCGAAAACCTGCTGATCGGCGCGCCCGGCACCAGCGACGAACGGATACTGCGGGCGCTGGCGGTGACCGGCGGCACCGGGATCGTCCAGAACCAGCCGCACGGGCTAGACCTGTTGCTTCAGGAGGGCGGGGCGGGGCTTTCCGGCGGGCAGCGGCAAACCCTGCTGCTGACCAGGGCGCTGCTGCGAGGTGGCAATATCCTGCTGCTCGATGAACCTTCCGCGCCGCTGGACGATATCAGCGAGCGCAATCTGGTGGCCAATCTCGGCCAGTGGCTGAACGGGAGGACCCTTGTCGTGACGACCAACCGGCCGGGGCTGCTCGAACTGGTGGACCGGATCGTGCTGATCGACGGCGGGCGGGTCGCGCTCGACGGAGCCAAGGAGGCCGTGCTCGCGGCACTGGCGATGCCTGCTGCGCTGAAGGAGAAACGCTCATGA